In a single window of the Pongo abelii isolate AG06213 chromosome 1, NHGRI_mPonAbe1-v2.0_pri, whole genome shotgun sequence genome:
- the LOC100450958 gene encoding putative olfactory receptor 2W6: protein MGKDNASYLQAFILVGFSDRPGLEKILFAVILIFYMLTLVGNTAIILLLVMDVRLHTPMCFFLGNLSFLDLCFTTSIAPQLLWNLWGPEKTITYHGCVAQLYIYMMLGSTECVLLVVMSYERYVAVCRSLHYMAVIRPHLCLQLVTVAWCCGFLNSFIMCPQTMQLSRCGRRRVDHFLCEMPALIAMSCEETMLVEAFTFALGVALLLVPLSLILISYGVTAAAVLRMKSVAGRKKAFHTCSSHFTVVSLFYGTIIYVYLKPANSYSQDQGKFLTLFYTIVTPSINPLIYTLRNKDVKGP from the coding sequence ATGGGAAAGGACAATGCCAGTTACCTACAGGCATTCATCCTGGTGGGCTTTTCTGATCGGCCTGGACTGGAGAAAATTCTCTTTGCTGTTATCTTGATCTTCTACATGCTGACCCTGGTGGGCAACACTGCCATCATCCTCTTGCTGGTCATGGATGTCAGGCTCCACACACCCATGTGCTTCTTTCTTGGGAACCTGTCTTTCTTAGATCTCTGCTTTACAACAAGCATTGCCCCTCAGCTGCTGTGGAACCTGTGGGGTCCAGAGAAGACCATCACCTACCACGGCTGTGTGGCCCAACTCTACATCTACATGATGCTGGGCTCCACTGAGTGCGTCCTCCTGGTTGTCATGTCCTATGAGCGCTATGTGGCCGTCTGCCGGTCCCTGCACTACATGGCAGTCATACGCCCACATCTCTGCCTGCAGCTGGTGACTGTGGCCTGGTGCTGTGGCTTCCTAAACTCCTTCATCATGTGTCCTCAGACGATGCAGCTCTCCCGGTGTGGACGTCGCAGGGTGGACCACTTCCTGTGTGAGATGCCTGCTCTTATTGCCATGTCCTGTGAGGAAACCATGCTGGTGGAAGCGTTCACCTTTGCCCTGGGGGTGGCTCTCCTCCTGGTGCCGCTCTCCCTCATCCTCATCTCCTATGGCGTGACTGCAGCCGCGGTGCTGAGGATGAAGTCAGTAGCAGGGCGAAAGAAAGCCTTCCACACCTGCTCTTCTCACTTCACAGTGGTCTCTCTCTTCTACGGAACTATCATCTACGTGTACCTGAAGCCGGCCAACAGCTACTCCCAAGATCAGGGGAAGTTCCTGACTCTCTTCTACACCATCGTCACTCCCAGCATCAACCCCCTCATCTACACTTTGAGGAACAAGGATGTGAAGGGGCCATGA